The following proteins come from a genomic window of Triticum aestivum cultivar Chinese Spring chromosome 6A, IWGSC CS RefSeq v2.1, whole genome shotgun sequence:
- the LOC123132222 gene encoding purple acid phosphatase 18, producing MEPPGAARRRPPMAAPVLLLLMLALSSCGAAAASRAPVGEDYVRPPARPRGGQRKALLGLFPWSKKKASASASDPQQVHISLSGEKHMRITWVTDDNSVPSVVDYGTKSNTYTSSSNGESTSYSYLMYSSGKIHHVVIGPLEDNTIYYYRCGGRGSEFQLKTPPSQFPLSLAVVGDLGQTSWTTSTLNHIKQCEYDMLLLPGDLSYADYMQHLWDSFGELVEPLASTRPWMVTQGNHEKERIPFLKSGFQSYNARWKMPYEESGSTSNLYYSFEVAGVHVIMLGSYTDYDESSDQYAWLKADLANIDRKRTPWLVVLLHVPWYNSNWAHQGEGDSMMNAMEPLLHAAHVDIIIAGHVHAYERTERVYKGGVDPCGAVHITIGDGGNREGLARRYHNPKPLWSVFREASFGHGELKIVNSTHAHWTWHRNDDEEPVRTDDVWITSLAGSQCVQDSSSREFRKILMSP from the exons ATGGAACCCCCGGGCGCAGCGCGGAGGAGGCCTCCCATGGCGGCgcccgtgctcctcctcctcatGCTCGCCCTGTCCTCCTGCGGCGCAGCCGCCGCCTCCCGGGCTCCGGTCGGGGAGGATTACGTCCGGCCGCCGGCCCGGCCCCGCGGGGGCCAGCGGAAGGCCCTCCTCGGCCTCTTCCCCTGGAGCAAGAAGAAGGCCTCCGCTTCCGCCTCCGACCCCCAGCAG GTGCACATTTCGCTATCTGGAGAGAAGCACATGAGAATTACATGGGTTACAGATGACAACTCTGTCCCCTCAGTTGTGGACTATGGAACTAAGTCCAACACATACACATCCTCATCTAATGGAGAAAGCACGTCCTACAGCTACTTGATGTACAGCTCGGGAAAGATCCACCATGTTGTTATTGGACCTCTTGAAGACAACACTATATACTACTACCGATGCGGAGGACGAGGTTCAGAGTTCCAACTTAAGACACCCCCTTCCCAGTTCCCGCTGTCATTGGCTGTTGTAGGCGATCTCGGGCAGACCAGTTGGACAACATCAACATTAAACCACATTAAGcaatgtgaatatgacatgctctTACTTCCCGGTGATCTCTCATATGCTGATTATATGCAACATTTGTGGGATTCCTTTGGTGAGTTGGTGGAGCCACTTGCTAGCACCCGGCCCTGGATGGTGACACAAGGCAACCATGAAAAGGAGAGGATACCATTTTTGAAGTCTGGATTTCAATCATATAATGCACGATGGAAGATGCCTTATGAAGAGAGTGGCTCCACATCAAATTTGTACTACTCATTTGAGGTTGCAGGGGTGCATGTTATAATGCTAGGCTCTTATACAGATTATGATGAGAGTTCAGATCAGTATGCTTGGCTTAAG GCTGATCTTGCCAACATAGATAGAAAGAGGACCCCGTGGCTCGTTGTTCTGTTGCATGTGCCATGGTATAACAGCAACTGGGCTCATCAGGGTGAAGGTGACAGTATGATGAACGCGATGGAGCCTTTGCTACATGCCGCTCATGTGGATATTATAATCGCAGGTCACGTGCACGCCTATGAACGCACG GAGCGAGTCTACAAAGGTGGGGTTGATCCATGTGGCGCTGTTCATATAACGATCGGCGATGGTGGAAACCGGGAAGGCTTGGCCCGCAG GTACCATAATCCGAAACCACTCTGGTCGGTCTTCCGGGAAGCGAGCTTTGGGCACGGTGAGCTGAAGATTGTCAACTCCACGCATGCGCACTGGACTTGGCACAGGAACGACGACGAAGAGCCTGTGAGAACAGATGATGTGTGGATAACCTCGCTGGCTGGTTCGCAGTGCGTCCAGGACAGCAGCAGCCGCGAGTTCAGGAAGATACTCATGTCCCCTTGA